The following is a genomic window from Amphiura filiformis chromosome 4, Afil_fr2py, whole genome shotgun sequence.
TGTTTTGTAGCATTAGGGACTGGTCAATAACTATGAACGCCGGTAAAGGGTAGAATTTGCGAATGGCACCATAAATTGCTTCCTCCCTTGGTGTACCAAAAGGTGCTTTCCCCACTCCACTCAAAGTGCCAAAAATCATTTGGTTTGCCAAAAATGTCTTCTCCCTTCCTCCAATTAGGCCACATGTCACAGGCGAAATTGCCCAAAGTTGACCAAATTTCCAAAAACGACTGACATTTCACATCATTTTATAATGTTACGCAAAATTGCAGAAAGCTAGCTAAAGCTCTCTGACATCTCCTGCATGCCCACTTTGATCGAAAAATGTTTAGGCAACTTAGTCACCATGGTTTAGTGACCTACGCTAACTTTAGACCACTTGTTCGCAGGGTGTCGCAGTTTTGAGCGTGTTTTCAGGAACTTCGGGAAATTGTGAGAAAATGTTAAGCAACTTCCCGCGGTGGCTCATAATTAATACAACTGAATGGGAGACAGGATAAGAGGGAAAGCGAGAGTGATACAGACACAACGATtaaatgaaatataaaaagaaaggaaaatctaCATATAAAGAGAAAGGGAAAGCTAGAGGAGGAGATGGACAACCAGTGGAATCTAAACAGTGGCAGTGCGGGAAGCATTAAAAGTTAGGAAGGTGGGAGCATATTTTGTGCTTGAGATCGACATTGCACGCGAAAGTCGCGAAAAAAATCAGTTTCAAACCATTTAGCCAAAAAGGAAGGTGCTGGAGAAAACATAAAGAAGATGcaagaaaatgaaaagaaagacatcaaagaaaggaaatcaaaGAACAGAAAGGAAGACAAGCAAGCAAACCAATAGATATTTTACTGCATTACTCATAATTATACTTATACTTTAAATTTTATGATTGCCAAATCCATAAAATACTCACTACATTAGGTTTCAGTGCCTGAACAGAATTGTTCATGTCTCAtcacctttttcaaccaaatcaacggtaataactcttgtagtgagggatcaacatttaaccacaaattgcctcaggcaaaactcacttcctgggaactaaataccacacaagttcacttatgtaactcattgacccatccaTCTGTGTCATAGgcatactgcctctagctataatgacagcctggtgtcacctcattgacagatactaaaCCCCAGTTGTGTTCAATTCTCTCTAGGCAGTGAAACGTAATGAGTTTCTCTCGCCATctcggctgatggcttcttcagaaatgaccattgaaaatttgaaatccacttttcccgcggttTTGGCCGCTACTTCCGACGATTTTCTCATCTCTCGGAGGCTTAGTTCTtataagtggatcgtatacatggtTAGAGTTAGAGAGTAGCTTGCTAAGCCCCCGAGAGATGAGAAAATCGCCGGAAGGAGCGGCCAAacccgcgggaaaagtggatcccaatggttatttctgaagaagccatcagccgagatggcgaaagtctaaaactagtgagtattttaatatggatttggcaatcataaaatttagccaagtttaatttctacaatcctacaaatgcatctatttcataCTTACGTTGTCATGAATTCACTCATGTCTGATGCTTTGTAACCACGTAGATGAATAGTAACAACATCATCGTTGTTGACAGGAGATCGTCTTCCACATGCTTCAGGCTTAAATAAAACCTCCACACCTACTTCAGGTTTCTCCTCAACTCCCGTACAAATACAAGTTGTGACTGGAAGATCGTCGGCTGGGTCATGACTTTCCATTTCCTTGATTTCCCCGTCTTTCCCGACGTTAGGATCATCTTCCTCAGCGATTATTTCTTCTTCCGCATCAGTTTCCTCGGCTTCTACTTTAGGTGGTGCGTCGTCGCCGCAGCTTTCTTTGTCGCATGTGCCATCTTCAGCAACAGCGACTTTTGGATCCTCTTCGTCGCATCTTGCGACGCTGAATAAAAGCACCGTCGTAATGAAGAGTAAACCACAGGCAGTGAAAAGCTTCATTATTTCAGTCAGTGTCTTTCAAAAATGCAagagtataaaaatataaaaccgACCGCAAACTTTTCAGGTTTGAAATACAACCAAATAATATAGTACTGTTGGTAGAGATAGAATTAATATACATAATCGCTTAAATTTATACCTAATTGCCATATGACGTGGCAATTGCAAATGAAGCCACGAGATAGTGCTGCCCGCACCTCTGATAAAAACGGGGAAACATCCTAATCGTAAAAGTGACATCAGTTTAAAATCACTTAACTAATAATAATAGTATTGATATCATGTAAATCATCCCTCTTACCAAAATATTGGTTTGCCCAGCTGATTATTAATAGTGACGACCCGTTTCCGACGTTATCTCGTTTGATAGATAACATTTGAAAGTGACTCGTGTCTTTAGATAAAAGATCATAGTCTTTCTATTGATGACtgtaattttacaaatttgtttagAATCGCCGTCTGTCTAAATTCTCATGGATATATGACCTGACGTGTAATTCAGAAAGACTAAGAATAGCTAGGAATACTATATGTCTTGAAAAAATGTTCTATAAAATATTATAATCATGGCCCTATCtttcaaattttgagttttttgtTCGTCATTTTGTTTTTGGTTGTCTTTATGAGCGGTATTACAAATTCGTGttgaatttgtcaaattttatttccGATTTCTTCATATGACAGACCATTAAGGAAAGTACAATCATAAgtttatatcatacaattttaatagcaaaattgaggcaagccatcaagtgaagaagtTTGGTGGTCGGATTGCGTCCTGTACCCTATTCTCattttgtcaagctgccatttaCAACAAAGGAGTCGGTTAACTAAAGCAACCATTATTGTGGTCTCCAATtaatgaaacctattttagaatttaaaaTCCTACCTTGATAatatcatttttgtttgctggtgatcaatgctgcaTGGTGAGcctcactgaagagtggctcatatAGCAATCGGAAGACTTGGTTGACATAGCGTTTCAAGAAAAAATGTgacgggtgcattaaggtatACAGTAACCATattcaagagtgagatagaaagaatttggcttgtactctttcaattataatgtaaaagagtgaaaacctcactcccaaaaagagtgattcacttataagaccactcaaaaaggagtgaaatgtgttttttaactttagaaccactcaaaaaagagtgaaaacaactctttaagagtgaattttaactctttcaaggagttaaatgaaggacaactctaaaaatgtgtcgtccttcatttaactccttgaaccagttgaaattcactcttttagagtggttttcactcttttttgagtggttgtgaagttttaaaaacacatttcactcatttttgagtggttttataagtgaatcactcttttggggagtgagtttatcactcttttacatttagagagatacCTTGTTCTACTAACTAAATTGTACACTTCCGTGCGCGAGGCACATTTCCCCCAGAAAAGTTATACTATAGTATAACTTTTATACGACCGACAGACGAGGCctttttgcatttaaaaaaaaatcccaattcgaccattttcgtcaaagtttgccccccccctttaaaaGTTGTCTTGCCCCCTTTGCCCCCTCTGAAACAATGCTGGATATACCACTGACTAGACCCAAAGCATTTGAATAAAGAGAATTTACACAAGCTGGACAAGAATATATTGAGTTAGAACTATAAAATTCCttctattattttgtacaaaaattcAGTAATTGaatttattacaatattatatTAATCAGAAATATTCCCAAACCACATTCATTTTGTTCAGCACATTTTAATTTTGAATCATAGGTTTATAACAATCATAATAATAAGATACTAAGCCCGGGCAAACTGACATCGTATAATAACATAGGTTCCGGAAGATTTTAAATATTGGGGCCGGGGGCTGTGGGGTGGGGACCCTATGGTATTTGCGCATAGCCACCACAATCATTAATTGGGGGCTGGGACCCACCCCGTCCCGCCCTTCCTCCTGGTCCCAGAGCCACTGATAAGATGTGAGACAAGTTGAAAACTGTTTAAAATACTAAAATGCTAAAATACTATTGCTACAACTACCAGATATCTTGGCCTTCGTGCCATATTTTGTTTTGCACCCGGGTGcatcggggtggggggggggtgcattatGGTGATTTCTCAGGATTGCGAAACATGAACCCCTGCAGAGATTTTCTATGAAAACATACCCACGTGTAGGGATATGTTGTGAAAGACAGCCTGGCAGCACGTCCCGGTATTATATACTTCAACATGGGCCCCTACAAGTTTTGCATAGTGATGAATCCAAAATCATTATAAACCACTCTGTATTGTGCCAAATATATTGAGGCATCATAATCACAGTTTTGTAGTAACATTGAGTATAGAGTATTGAGTTTGTTGGAAATGGCCAATACTCtaataaaaactcgatagttagcatatacgTGCtttctatcgagcgcttttaaaacatgcaaacatgaagtgccccatccacaaaagtgtaaagggtttttagcaaatcatcgatacacatagttatgtaaacctgcaaatttgtgtctcaactccattagctcagttgataaagcACCGgactttcatgttttcaaaagcgctcgatagcaaGCTATAGTAAGCACATATCGAGCTCGTTTTTACGGTAGTTGTATAgaccttttttttctaaaaatgcaAGCAGACTGCAACGGAGACTAGTTACAAAAAGTTACTAAAAAGTTACTAAAATTCATCATTACTGAATTATTAGATTCCTTCCTAGTCTGCAAAACCGCCTAATcataccatcccagcaaacataaaaaagtttatgaaatataaaatatgtttatgaaacattataaacatgttttcgttttgattaaaacattctcataacatttaaatgtccggttatattTAGTACTgacaacactacaacaacattgtaaacatttttttgcaaacattttttgcaaaatattttgtcaatacttagatAGCATTATGTTAGAACGTTTTGCAACAATTCgaaaatgattttgaatgttattaaaacgtttcgtTTTATACCCTTATTATATACCAGTATAttgatatttaaacgttttc
Proteins encoded in this region:
- the LOC140151142 gene encoding peptidyl-prolyl cis-trans isomerase FKBP7-like isoform X2; this encodes MKLFTACGLLFITTVLLFSVARCDEEDPKVAVAEDGTCDKESCGDDAPPKVEAEETDAEEEIIAEEDDPNVGKDGEIKEMESHDPADDLPVTTCICTGVEEKPEVGVEVLFKPEACGRRSPVNNDDVVTIHLRGYKASDMSEFMTTYNEDGSEGESVFWPMGVGSSIKGLEMGLLDMCVGEKRKITVPAKMIRNGRNEFAGDKIPRGETLIFEVEMIGAYPHYQSGMPNMFKRMNKNENEFVEWQEAHDYMVLEGAFPDGPDSVIPRLTTEWIAKVDKDEDGS